A genome region from Coleofasciculaceae cyanobacterium includes the following:
- a CDS encoding SH3 domain-containing protein, with protein sequence MTKSIFLKRLSATVQFILGFVLGVSLIAGISGAALFAYYKKMSILPKKPVFSRTTVPQKSASNPIEPSTTIEPLESTTVEDEVEEPEAASEEPESQAAAESELPPDAYRAVVTWPEGLSLRAEPSTNADKVGGIEAKTSIIILEDSADGKWQKVRLPLSNQEGWVKGGNTKRTSD encoded by the coding sequence ATGACTAAATCTATTTTTCTCAAACGTCTGTCAGCTACTGTTCAGTTTATTTTAGGCTTCGTTTTGGGCGTTAGTCTAATTGCGGGAATATCTGGAGCAGCATTGTTTGCTTATTATAAAAAGATGTCCATTCTGCCCAAAAAACCAGTTTTCTCTAGAACAACAGTACCACAAAAGTCAGCATCAAACCCAATAGAACCTTCAACTACGATTGAACCTTTAGAGTCAACTACTGTTGAAGATGAAGTAGAAGAACCTGAAGCAGCTTCTGAAGAGCCTGAGTCACAGGCTGCCGCTGAATCAGAACTTCCTCCCGATGCCTATCGTGCCGTTGTTACCTGGCCTGAAGGTTTAAGTCTGAGAGCCGAACCGAGTACGAATGCAGATAAAGTTGGCGGTATTGAGGCTAAAACAAGTATTATCATCCTCGAAGATTCTGCTGATGGAAAATGGCAAAAGGTGAGACTACCGTTGAGTAATCAGGAAGGCTGGGTCAAAGGGGGCAATACCAAACGAACTTCTGATTAA
- a CDS encoding FAD-dependent oxidoreductase codes for METHEFDVVIIGGGPAGCTCALYTSRANLKTVILDKNPAVGALAITHQIANYPGVTGEISGEELLESMRNQAVEYGTSYQRAQVFGIDVSGEMKKVYTPEGTFTARALVLATGAMGRSGASFEGESEFLGRGVSYCATCDGAFYRDREVAVVGLNQEAVEEAQFLTKFASKVHWITFKDPHKEDYHAQDLLSMSNVKHWRRSRLAAIEGNDAGVTGVKLKSKDASEPLSLQLEGVFVYQNGSKPITDFAGDQVEYNPDGGVKVDDAMSTSVPGVWAIGDIRNTPYKQAVVAAGDGCIAAMSIDRYLNHRKSIKPDWDHS; via the coding sequence TTGGAAACACACGAATTTGATGTTGTTATTATTGGAGGAGGGCCAGCGGGCTGCACCTGTGCGCTTTATACATCAAGGGCCAATCTCAAAACCGTTATTCTAGACAAGAATCCTGCGGTGGGGGCGTTGGCTATTACCCACCAGATTGCTAACTATCCTGGAGTAACAGGTGAGATCAGTGGAGAAGAATTGCTTGAGAGTATGAGAAATCAAGCAGTGGAATACGGTACTTCCTATCAACGCGCTCAGGTTTTCGGCATTGATGTTAGTGGCGAAATGAAGAAAGTTTACACTCCAGAAGGTACTTTTACCGCTAGAGCTTTAGTACTGGCAACTGGCGCAATGGGACGTAGCGGAGCTTCTTTTGAAGGAGAATCAGAATTTCTCGGTCGTGGGGTGAGCTACTGTGCTACCTGTGATGGAGCGTTTTATCGCGATCGCGAAGTGGCGGTAGTTGGCTTAAATCAAGAAGCAGTAGAGGAAGCCCAGTTTCTAACTAAATTTGCTTCTAAAGTTCACTGGATTACTTTCAAAGATCCTCATAAGGAAGATTACCATGCTCAAGACTTACTGAGTATGTCTAATGTTAAGCACTGGCGACGCTCGCGTTTAGCAGCTATTGAAGGTAATGACGCGGGAGTAACAGGAGTTAAACTAAAAAGCAAAGATGCCAGCGAACCTCTATCTTTACAATTAGAAGGAGTTTTTGTCTACCAAAATGGTTCTAAACCAATTACAGATTTTGCTGGAGATCAGGTGGAATATAATCCTGATGGCGGTGTTAAAGTAGATGATGCGATGTCTACAAGTGTCCCTGGGGTATGGGCGATCGGCGATATTCGCAACACTCCTTATAAGCAAGCAGTTGTAGCCGCGGGAGACGGCTGTATTGCTGCGATGTCTATCGATCGTTATCTAAATCATCGCAAATCGATTAAACCTGACTGGGATCATTCTTAG